Proteins encoded in a region of the Streptomyces sp. NBC_00513 genome:
- a CDS encoding DUF1838 family protein — MTPTELLRALARTRASLDGEEVTFWWTGDVHAWAPGEPYRRLFGFEGVNVARLVVEEEGYRLLTREAAFYLDPQSREILDTWQGKPVVHVWNDPANQKWRPFPVPMTELGDQVCFSLEIPLAYPSPLPVDQYPTQSADDTYRALELFQFFAPASVLTTDAPGVPATMSWTRMSPWLPWMEQGQRPGGLTFHCRGRKLSSYAEVPERTRAHIAAHHPEYAHAPEKWTEPNETSWTYFRRLNPPA, encoded by the coding sequence ATGACTCCCACGGAACTCCTCCGGGCCCTCGCCCGCACCCGAGCCTCCCTCGACGGCGAGGAGGTCACCTTCTGGTGGACCGGCGACGTCCACGCGTGGGCGCCCGGGGAGCCGTACCGGCGACTCTTCGGCTTCGAGGGCGTCAACGTCGCCCGCCTCGTGGTGGAGGAGGAGGGCTACCGACTCCTGACCCGCGAGGCCGCCTTCTACCTCGACCCGCAGAGCCGCGAGATCCTGGACACCTGGCAGGGCAAACCGGTCGTCCACGTGTGGAACGATCCGGCCAATCAGAAGTGGCGCCCCTTCCCGGTCCCCATGACCGAGCTCGGCGACCAGGTCTGCTTCAGTCTGGAGATCCCGCTGGCCTACCCCTCGCCGCTGCCCGTCGACCAGTACCCCACCCAGTCGGCCGACGACACCTACCGGGCGCTGGAACTGTTCCAGTTCTTCGCCCCCGCGTCCGTCCTCACCACCGACGCGCCCGGTGTCCCCGCCACCATGTCGTGGACCCGCATGTCCCCGTGGCTGCCCTGGATGGAACAGGGGCAGCGCCCCGGCGGCCTCACCTTCCACTGCCGCGGACGCAAGCTCTCCTCCTACGCCGAGGTCCCCGAACGCACCCGCGCCCACATCGCCGCCCACCACCCGGAGTACGCCCACGCCCCGGAGAAGTGGACCGAGCCGAACGAGACGAGCTGGACCTACTTCCGCCGGCTCAACCCGCCCGCGTAG
- a CDS encoding DUF1996 domain-containing protein: MGNENRLLVLLVCLVLGGGLTAAALGASRAAGPRGTGVAAEDFVDMRDVAPTPAPPAAGPGASTGSVVVDCGRNRERHYNEDNLVVSPGLRAGAHHTHAYVGNLSTDAMSTDASLAAAPTSCTGGDRSTYYWPVLRRTDRAGTDGHESSAGHGNSGEILPETTVGVEFRGNPVSEVVPMPRFLRGVTGDAVAYTAADDADVRARWGCSGSPDRSTTRYPRCPAGERLTRTLVFPSCWNGLDTESPGHRSHLVFPAANGVCPQGAFAVPQLRVSLAYEVPAGAPIALDSFPEQRHSPRTDHAMFVNVMTEGRMRAVVDCLNTGRTCRM, translated from the coding sequence ATGGGGAACGAAAACCGCCTGCTCGTGCTGCTGGTCTGCCTGGTGTTGGGCGGCGGCCTGACCGCTGCCGCGCTCGGGGCCTCACGGGCCGCCGGGCCGCGGGGCACGGGCGTCGCCGCGGAGGACTTCGTCGACATGCGCGACGTGGCGCCCACGCCGGCGCCGCCGGCCGCGGGCCCCGGGGCCTCCACCGGATCGGTGGTGGTCGACTGCGGGCGCAACCGGGAACGCCACTACAACGAGGACAACCTGGTCGTCTCGCCCGGCTTGCGCGCGGGCGCGCACCACACGCACGCGTACGTGGGAAACCTGTCCACGGACGCCATGTCCACCGATGCCTCGCTGGCCGCGGCCCCGACGAGTTGTACGGGCGGTGACCGGTCGACGTACTACTGGCCCGTGCTGCGCCGCACGGACCGTGCGGGCACGGACGGCCACGAGAGCTCCGCGGGGCACGGGAACAGCGGTGAGATCCTGCCGGAGACGACGGTGGGCGTGGAGTTCCGCGGCAACCCGGTGAGCGAGGTCGTACCGATGCCCCGGTTCCTGCGCGGCGTGACCGGCGACGCCGTCGCGTACACGGCCGCCGACGACGCCGACGTCCGGGCCCGGTGGGGCTGCTCCGGTTCGCCCGACCGGTCCACGACCCGCTATCCGCGCTGCCCGGCGGGCGAGCGGCTGACCCGGACGCTGGTCTTCCCCAGCTGCTGGAACGGCCTGGACACCGAGAGCCCCGGGCACCGTTCGCATCTGGTGTTCCCGGCCGCCAACGGGGTCTGCCCGCAGGGTGCCTTCGCGGTGCCGCAGTTGCGCGTCTCGCTGGCCTACGAGGTGCCGGCCGGTGCGCCGATCGCGTTGGACTCCTTCCCGGAACAACGGCACAGTCCGAGGACGGACCACGCGATGTTCGTGAACGTGATGACCGAGGGCCGGATGCGGGCGGTCGTCGACTGCCTGAACACGGGGCGTACGTGCCGGATGTGA
- a CDS encoding sigma-70 family RNA polymerase sigma factor has translation MAGPLWPRTRRGSTDEALIKSVYEEHGHALLAYATRLTGDRAAAEDVVQETLIRAWRHSEVLVNGKGSVRGWLLTVARNIVTDRFRAKAARPPEVSGSAAAPPVEADHADSVVNAMTVLGALDQLTPEHRDVLTELYYRQLSVAEAADRLGIPAGTVKSRAHYALKALREAFMDGTRDGNRDRRSGRPPQQPGGLREVVA, from the coding sequence ATGGCCGGACCACTGTGGCCCCGCACTCGGCGGGGCTCGACCGATGAGGCACTGATCAAGTCGGTGTACGAGGAGCACGGCCACGCCCTGCTCGCGTACGCCACCCGGCTGACCGGGGACCGGGCGGCCGCCGAGGACGTGGTCCAGGAGACCCTGATACGGGCCTGGCGGCACTCCGAGGTCCTGGTCAACGGGAAGGGCTCGGTGCGCGGCTGGCTGCTCACGGTGGCGCGCAACATCGTCACCGACCGGTTCCGGGCCAAGGCGGCGCGGCCTCCGGAGGTCTCCGGCTCGGCGGCCGCTCCCCCGGTGGAGGCGGATCACGCCGACTCGGTCGTGAACGCCATGACCGTATTGGGAGCTCTCGACCAGCTGACCCCGGAACACCGGGACGTGCTGACGGAGTTGTACTACCGACAGCTCAGCGTCGCCGAGGCGGCCGATCGCCTCGGGATTCCGGCGGGAACGGTCAAATCACGCGCGCACTACGCCCTCAAGGCGTTGCGCGAAGCCTTCATGGACGGCACCAGGGACGGCAACAGGGACAGACGATCGGGCAGGCCGCCCCAGCAGCCCGGCGGATTGCGGGAGGTGGTGGCATGA
- a CDS encoding anti-sigma factor: MNRQRHEEELLGPYVLGVLDEQDVRRVEEHIGDCVQCREEVTALREMEAALGEVPEEAFLEGPPQGGDLLLQRTLRQVRNERASASRRRVGLAGLAAAASLAAVFWAGTQSGPGQVEAAPPVPSPAVTATPSPPPPGTRVASATDRRTGARMTVRVTPAPQWVRVHAAVADIPAGERCRLIVVSRNGKRTIAGGWVVGSAEHGEGKGAALDGSAAVDPADVKEILVENESGKAYVSVPVPAKA, from the coding sequence ATGAACCGGCAGCGGCACGAGGAGGAACTGCTCGGCCCCTATGTTCTCGGAGTCCTGGACGAACAGGACGTGCGACGCGTCGAGGAGCACATCGGCGACTGCGTGCAGTGCCGGGAGGAGGTGACCGCGTTGCGCGAGATGGAAGCCGCGCTCGGCGAGGTGCCCGAGGAGGCGTTCCTGGAGGGACCGCCCCAGGGCGGTGATCTGTTGCTGCAGCGCACGCTGCGGCAGGTGCGCAATGAGCGGGCCTCGGCGTCCCGGCGCCGTGTGGGACTGGCCGGTCTGGCCGCGGCCGCCTCGCTGGCCGCCGTGTTCTGGGCCGGGACCCAGTCGGGCCCGGGCCAGGTGGAGGCGGCGCCCCCGGTGCCGTCCCCGGCCGTGACGGCGACGCCGTCACCGCCGCCGCCCGGAACCCGGGTGGCTTCCGCGACGGATCGGCGCACGGGTGCGCGGATGACCGTACGGGTGACGCCGGCCCCCCAGTGGGTGCGGGTGCACGCGGCCGTGGCGGACATCCCGGCGGGTGAACGGTGCCGGTTGATCGTGGTCTCCCGCAACGGCAAGCGGACCATCGCGGGCGGTTGGGTCGTGGGCTCGGCGGAGCACGGCGAGGGCAAGGGGGCCGCGTTGGACGGCTCGGCGGCCGTCGACCCGGCGGACGTGAAGGAGATCCTGGTCGAGAACGAGTCGGGCAAGGCCTACGTGTCGGTACCCGTGCCCGCGAAGGCGTAG
- a CDS encoding cytochrome P450 — MTCPIDHAGPAAITLDPFVTDLAAESAALRAAGPLVRVVLPGGVGVYAVTHHAEARKLLTDTRVVKDIDVWGAWQRGEIPPDWPLIGLANPGRSMLTVDGDEHRRLRTLVAQALTVRRVEKLRAGIEALTTGMLDRLAELPAGESVDLKAEFAYPLPMNVISELMGVEAAEHPRLKALFEKFFSTQTLPEEVPQMMADLGALFSRIVESKRSTPGDDLTSALIAASEDGDHLSTEEITNTLQLMVAAGHETTISLIVNAVVALETHPQQRALVLKGEVPWENVIEETLRWSTPTSHVLIRFASEDVEVGDRILPQGEGLIVSFGALGRDEAQHGATAGEFDITRTPNRHISFGHGPHVCPGAALSRLEALVALPALYARFPDLSLAVAAEELRNKPILTQNDLFDLPVRLA; from the coding sequence ATGACGTGCCCGATCGACCACGCCGGCCCCGCCGCCATCACGCTCGACCCGTTCGTCACCGACCTCGCCGCCGAGAGCGCCGCGCTGCGCGCCGCCGGCCCGCTCGTACGCGTCGTCCTGCCCGGCGGTGTCGGCGTATACGCGGTCACGCACCACGCCGAGGCCCGAAAACTCCTCACCGACACCAGAGTGGTCAAGGACATCGACGTGTGGGGGGCCTGGCAGCGCGGCGAGATCCCCCCGGACTGGCCGCTGATCGGCCTCGCCAACCCCGGCCGTTCCATGCTCACCGTCGACGGCGACGAGCACCGGCGGCTGCGCACCCTGGTCGCCCAGGCCCTCACGGTCCGCCGGGTGGAGAAGCTCCGCGCCGGCATAGAGGCCCTCACCACCGGCATGCTCGACCGGCTGGCGGAACTGCCCGCGGGAGAGAGCGTCGACCTGAAGGCGGAGTTCGCCTACCCGCTCCCGATGAACGTCATCAGCGAGCTGATGGGCGTCGAGGCCGCCGAACACCCGCGCCTCAAGGCGCTGTTCGAGAAGTTCTTCTCCACCCAGACGCTTCCCGAGGAAGTCCCCCAGATGATGGCGGACCTCGGCGCGCTCTTCTCCCGCATCGTCGAGTCCAAGCGCTCGACCCCCGGCGACGACCTCACCAGCGCCCTGATCGCGGCCTCGGAGGACGGCGACCACCTCAGCACCGAGGAGATCACCAACACCCTCCAGTTGATGGTCGCCGCCGGCCACGAGACCACGATCAGCCTGATCGTCAACGCGGTCGTCGCCCTGGAGACCCACCCCCAGCAGCGCGCCCTCGTCCTCAAGGGCGAGGTGCCGTGGGAGAACGTCATCGAGGAGACCCTGCGCTGGTCCACCCCCACCTCACACGTCCTGATCCGCTTCGCGAGCGAGGACGTCGAGGTCGGCGACCGGATCTTGCCGCAGGGCGAGGGCCTGATCGTCTCCTTCGGCGCCCTCGGCCGTGACGAGGCCCAACACGGCGCGACAGCAGGCGAGTTCGACATCACCCGCACCCCCAACCGGCACATCTCCTTCGGACACGGGCCGCACGTCTGCCCCGGCGCGGCGCTCTCCCGGCTGGAGGCCCTGGTGGCCCTCCCGGCCCTGTACGCCCGCTTCCCCGACCTGAGCCTCGCCGTCGCGGCCGAGGAACTCCGGAACAAGCCGATCCTCACCCAGAACGACCTCTTCGACCTCCCGGTCCGCCTGGCCTGA
- a CDS encoding cytochrome P450, translated as MTTPDAREPQPVYLGGPRFQTDPVELYREMRRDHGSVAPVVLDGDVPAWLVLGYRELHQVTSDPQLFSRDSDLWNQWDRIPADWPLLPMIGRKQPSILYTVGERHRERAAVISDALESVDPFELKGHAERFADELIDQLCGKGACDIVGEYAMLLPLRVLARIYGFSDAQGPGLVTAMNDMINGREGALEGQRHLGESMYALLAAKSAAPGPDVASRMLANQAGFTVDEIAQDLMVMMAAGHQPTADWIGNTLRLMLTDDRFAASLAGGRHSVGEAMNEVLWEDTPTQNVAGRWASRDTHLGGRRIAEGDMLLLGLAAANSDPHVRTDAGALTGGNNAFFSFGHGEHRCPFPAQEVAEAIARTGIEVLLDRLPDVDLAVPANDLARRPSPWLRGLSALPVTYTPTPALGALR; from the coding sequence GTGACCACCCCCGACGCCCGCGAGCCGCAGCCCGTCTACCTCGGCGGGCCCCGGTTCCAGACCGACCCCGTCGAGCTGTACCGCGAGATGCGGCGTGACCACGGCTCCGTCGCACCGGTCGTGCTCGACGGCGACGTGCCGGCCTGGCTGGTCCTCGGCTACCGCGAACTGCACCAGGTCACCAGTGACCCGCAGCTCTTCTCCCGCGACTCCGACCTGTGGAACCAGTGGGACCGCATCCCCGCCGACTGGCCGCTCCTTCCGATGATCGGCCGCAAGCAGCCCTCCATCCTGTACACCGTGGGGGAGCGCCACCGCGAGCGCGCGGCCGTCATCTCCGACGCGCTGGAGTCCGTCGACCCCTTCGAACTCAAGGGTCACGCCGAACGGTTCGCCGATGAGCTGATCGACCAGCTCTGCGGCAAGGGGGCGTGCGACATCGTCGGCGAGTACGCCATGCTGCTGCCCCTGCGCGTCCTCGCCCGCATCTACGGATTCTCCGACGCGCAGGGCCCCGGCCTCGTCACCGCCATGAACGACATGATCAACGGGCGGGAGGGCGCCCTGGAGGGCCAGCGCCACCTCGGCGAGTCCATGTACGCGCTGCTCGCCGCGAAGTCCGCCGCGCCCGGCCCCGACGTGGCCTCCCGGATGCTCGCCAACCAGGCCGGCTTCACCGTGGACGAGATCGCCCAGGACCTGATGGTCATGATGGCCGCCGGCCACCAGCCCACCGCCGACTGGATCGGCAACACCCTGCGCCTGATGCTCACCGACGACCGGTTCGCCGCCTCCCTCGCGGGCGGCCGGCACAGCGTCGGCGAAGCCATGAACGAGGTCCTCTGGGAGGACACCCCCACCCAGAACGTGGCCGGCCGCTGGGCCTCCAGGGACACCCACCTCGGAGGCCGGCGCATCGCGGAGGGCGACATGCTCCTGCTGGGCCTCGCCGCCGCCAACTCCGACCCGCACGTGCGCACCGACGCGGGCGCCCTCACCGGCGGCAACAACGCCTTCTTCTCCTTCGGCCACGGGGAACACCGCTGCCCCTTCCCGGCCCAGGAGGTCGCCGAGGCCATCGCGCGGACCGGCATCGAGGTGCTCCTCGACCGGCTCCCCGACGTGGACCTCGCCGTGCCCGCGAACGATCTCGCCCGGCGTCCGTCGCCCTGGCTGCGCGGACTGTCCGCACTCCCCGTGACCTACACACCGACCCCCGCCCTTGGAGCCCTCCGATGA
- a CDS encoding ATP/GTP-binding protein, protein MDSAISDASPEPRQPRQTLDSTADNGLKIVIVGGFGVGKTTMVRSVSEIRPLNTEETMTKAGESVDDTAGVAAKTATTVAFDFGRITLDARNVLYLFGAPGQERFWFLWDRLFAGTLGAVVLVDTRRLADSWYAIDRLEHHGTPFVVACNDFGGPVHTPEDIREALDLPDEVPLVFCDARSRESGKHVLISLVQHLQKAVMAKTPEPAP, encoded by the coding sequence TTGGACTCCGCAATCTCTGACGCGTCCCCCGAACCGCGGCAGCCTCGCCAGACCCTCGACAGCACCGCCGACAACGGCCTGAAGATCGTCATCGTCGGCGGATTCGGCGTCGGCAAGACCACGATGGTCCGCTCGGTCAGCGAGATCCGTCCGCTGAACACCGAGGAGACGATGACCAAGGCCGGTGAGTCCGTCGACGACACCGCCGGCGTCGCCGCCAAGACGGCCACCACCGTCGCCTTCGACTTCGGCCGGATCACCCTCGACGCGCGCAACGTGCTGTACCTCTTCGGCGCCCCCGGCCAGGAACGGTTCTGGTTCCTGTGGGACCGGCTCTTCGCCGGCACCCTCGGCGCCGTCGTCCTCGTCGACACCCGACGGCTCGCGGACTCCTGGTACGCCATCGACCGGCTCGAACACCACGGCACGCCCTTCGTGGTGGCCTGCAACGACTTCGGGGGACCCGTCCACACCCCCGAGGACATCAGGGAGGCCCTCGACCTGCCGGACGAGGTGCCGCTCGTGTTCTGCGACGCCCGCTCCCGCGAGTCCGGCAAGCACGTCCTGATCTCCCTCGTACAACACCTTCAGAAGGCCGTCATGGCCAAGACCCCGGAGCCCGCCCCGTGA
- a CDS encoding DUF742 domain-containing protein, which translates to MSRGRPGRDDSPDRLYTLTGGRSRSGSDAFDLVTLIVAECDPVPGMQSEHAAILRMCPYPTAVVEIAAELGLPVSIVRILLADLLGTGRISARHPRSTYRLPDLDILEQVLVGLRNL; encoded by the coding sequence ATGAGCCGCGGCAGGCCGGGCCGGGACGACTCCCCGGACCGGCTCTACACCCTCACCGGTGGCCGCAGCCGCTCCGGTTCGGACGCGTTCGACCTGGTGACCCTGATCGTCGCCGAATGCGACCCGGTGCCCGGCATGCAGTCGGAGCACGCGGCCATCCTGCGGATGTGCCCGTACCCGACGGCCGTCGTGGAGATCGCCGCCGAGCTGGGCCTCCCGGTGTCCATCGTGCGGATCCTGCTCGCCGACCTGCTGGGCACCGGGCGGATCAGCGCCCGCCATCCCCGTTCGACGTACCGCCTTCCCGACCTCGACATCCTGGAGCAGGTGCTCGTTGGACTCCGCAATCTCTGA
- a CDS encoding roadblock/LC7 domain-containing protein, producing MTGSTTDETLNWLLEGLLERTPGARHALVLSRDGLKLCRTPELSVDQADQLAAISAGIQSLSHGASIEFGDGTGGVRSAMTEFYGGILFIVEAGEGAHLALVAAEDADAGLVGHNMSELVEQLSEHLIARPRG from the coding sequence ATGACCGGCTCCACCACCGACGAGACGCTCAACTGGCTCCTGGAAGGGCTCCTGGAACGCACTCCCGGCGCCCGACACGCGCTCGTGCTCTCCCGCGACGGCCTCAAGCTGTGCCGCACCCCCGAGCTGTCGGTCGACCAGGCCGACCAGCTCGCCGCGATCTCCGCCGGCATCCAGAGCCTCTCGCACGGCGCGTCCATCGAGTTCGGCGACGGCACCGGCGGAGTCCGGTCCGCCATGACCGAGTTCTACGGCGGCATCCTCTTCATCGTCGAGGCCGGCGAGGGTGCCCATCTCGCGCTCGTCGCCGCCGAGGACGCGGACGCCGGACTCGTCGGCCACAACATGTCCGAGCTGGTGGAGCAGTTGAGCGAGCATCTGATCGCCAGGCCCCGGGGATGA
- a CDS encoding sensor histidine kinase KdpD, which produces MTASPSPLRPSLLALLVTAAASGTLCTAAVAAAPTAVRVPLGWFSVTGVLLLSVSAFSVTWYSRTARLLRARLSGLNAEVVARDGHIARLTADANRDAAAHTAERGRVTQAHVEELERLTTAHSTELDDLTAAQLVSREKLGADLRRAESGRAAAMAAAANAAGRMQALATGMLADLRDMEHRHADEDVLGDLLHLDHRTAQAGRLADSIAVLTGARSGRRWAKPIVMESILRGAMGRIAGYQRVRPHSTSDAAIAGHAAEGVMHALAELLDNAASFSPPTAEVHVYVEEVPSGIIITVEDSGLVMSEVQLRRAEQAVTAESLDLAGLSGTRLGLAVVGRLARKHGLTVSFRPSARGGTGALMMIPQDLISSTRNETAPAATPAATTTTATTGPDAHDRPPADATGPTDPGRAKDRTDHETGTPATVRTAAPEDPASTGQDPSPGVNALPRRRRGKTLAAAHPEGPDEGRPAPGKAAPTGASRSAARFGSFRQAVRGASAAPSNAENPPHPEGNTE; this is translated from the coding sequence ATGACGGCGTCGCCTTCCCCCCTTCGCCCCTCCCTGCTCGCCCTGCTCGTCACCGCGGCGGCATCGGGGACGCTCTGCACGGCGGCGGTGGCCGCGGCCCCCACCGCCGTCCGGGTCCCACTCGGCTGGTTCTCCGTCACCGGCGTGCTGCTGTTGTCGGTTTCGGCGTTCTCCGTGACCTGGTACAGCCGCACCGCCCGACTCCTGCGCGCCAGGCTCTCCGGCCTCAACGCCGAAGTCGTCGCCCGTGACGGCCACATCGCCCGGCTGACCGCCGACGCGAACCGCGACGCGGCCGCCCACACCGCCGAACGCGGCCGTGTCACCCAGGCGCACGTCGAGGAGTTGGAACGGCTGACGACCGCGCACTCCACCGAACTCGACGACCTCACCGCCGCACAACTCGTCTCCCGCGAGAAGCTCGGCGCGGACCTGCGGCGCGCCGAGTCCGGACGGGCGGCGGCCATGGCCGCCGCCGCCAACGCGGCCGGCCGCATGCAGGCGCTCGCCACCGGAATGCTGGCCGACCTGCGGGACATGGAGCACCGGCACGCCGACGAGGACGTCCTCGGCGACCTCCTCCACCTCGACCACCGCACCGCGCAGGCCGGCCGCCTCGCCGACTCGATCGCCGTCCTCACCGGAGCCCGCTCCGGGCGCCGTTGGGCGAAGCCGATCGTCATGGAGTCGATCCTGCGCGGCGCCATGGGCCGGATCGCCGGCTACCAGCGCGTCCGCCCGCACTCCACCAGCGACGCGGCCATCGCCGGACACGCCGCCGAGGGCGTCATGCACGCCCTCGCCGAACTCCTCGACAACGCCGCGAGCTTCTCGCCGCCCACCGCCGAGGTCCACGTGTACGTGGAGGAGGTCCCCTCCGGGATCATCATCACCGTCGAGGACAGCGGCCTCGTCATGAGCGAGGTGCAACTGCGCCGCGCCGAACAGGCCGTGACCGCCGAGTCGCTGGACCTGGCCGGGCTCTCCGGAACCCGCCTCGGGCTCGCCGTCGTCGGCCGCCTCGCCCGCAAACACGGACTGACGGTGTCCTTCCGGCCCTCCGCGCGCGGTGGCACCGGCGCCCTGATGATGATCCCCCAGGACCTGATCAGCAGTACCCGGAACGAGACCGCGCCCGCCGCCACACCCGCCGCGACCACCACGACGGCCACCACCGGGCCCGACGCGCACGACCGGCCCCCGGCCGACGCCACCGGACCGACGGACCCCGGGCGCGCGAAGGACCGTACGGATCACGAGACCGGCACCCCGGCCACCGTGCGCACCGCCGCCCCGGAAGACCCCGCGTCCACCGGGCAGGACCCGAGCCCCGGCGTCAACGCACTGCCCCGACGGCGACGCGGCAAGACGCTCGCCGCGGCCCACCCCGAAGGACCCGACGAGGGCCGCCCGGCCCCCGGCAAGGCCGCGCCCACCGGTGCCTCCCGGTCGGCCGCCCGCTTCGGCAGCTTCCGACAGGCCGTGCGCGGCGCGTCGGCCGCGCCGTCGAACGCAGAGAACCCCCCGCACCCGGAAGGCAACACGGAATGA
- a CDS encoding RimK family alpha-L-glutamate ligase — protein sequence MRLCFLVEEHYRHDGMPNEVIRQLTAWGHHVDVLRPGGSLLRMTDLVDAGAHDAWVLKTVSGGPGLTLLEAAAAAGMTTVNDARSIRGVRDKALAAAIGRVRGLPLPPTYAVARPELLAEIPTSEYPLVVKPADGSSGRSVHLLSTPDRLAALLPELAGEGMLIAQPYVPNSGTDIKVYCVGGELFATERCSPLHPDRAVHERQVPLSAEVAAIAAQVGAVYGLDLYGLDVLLGPEGPVVVDVNDFPSFRQVPEAAARVARAVLDLARVGGVRAEDPAGPGPSWPQQRPYAAPAPLTATIGAQVSARAGEGV from the coding sequence ATGAGGCTCTGCTTCCTGGTGGAGGAGCACTACCGCCACGACGGCATGCCGAACGAGGTGATCCGGCAACTGACGGCTTGGGGGCACCACGTGGACGTCCTGCGGCCGGGCGGCTCGCTGCTGCGCATGACGGACCTGGTGGATGCGGGTGCCCATGACGCCTGGGTGCTCAAGACCGTCTCCGGCGGGCCCGGGCTGACCCTGCTCGAAGCCGCCGCGGCGGCGGGGATGACGACGGTCAACGACGCCCGGTCCATCCGGGGCGTGCGGGACAAGGCCCTCGCCGCCGCCATCGGGCGGGTGCGGGGACTTCCGTTGCCCCCGACGTACGCCGTGGCGCGGCCCGAACTGCTGGCGGAGATCCCGACCTCGGAGTACCCCCTGGTCGTCAAGCCCGCCGACGGCAGCTCCGGACGGTCGGTGCACCTGCTGTCCACCCCGGACCGGCTCGCCGCCCTGCTCCCCGAACTGGCGGGCGAGGGCATGCTCATCGCCCAGCCGTACGTGCCCAACTCGGGCACCGACATCAAGGTGTACTGCGTCGGCGGGGAACTGTTCGCCACCGAACGCTGTTCACCGCTTCACCCCGACCGCGCGGTACACGAACGTCAGGTACCGCTGTCGGCCGAGGTGGCGGCCATCGCGGCCCAGGTCGGCGCGGTGTACGGACTGGATCTGTACGGACTGGACGTGCTGCTGGGTCCCGAGGGGCCGGTGGTGGTCGACGTGAACGACTTCCCCAGTTTCCGTCAGGTCCCGGAAGCGGCGGCCCGGGTGGCACGGGCGGTACTCGACCTGGCGCGGGTGGGCGGTGTCCGGGCGGAGGACCCCGCCGGACCCGGACCCTCCTGGCCGCAGCAGCGACCGTACGCGGCTCCGGCGCCGCTGACGGCGACCATCGGGGCACAGGTCTCGGCGCGAGCGGGAGAAGGCGTATGA
- a CDS encoding RimK family alpha-L-glutamate ligase — MRIGLITPDPGHPLLATAAEMLGAEHEVRVLDPADPGAAACAATDRADVYLLKARTPRALELARELERQGARVVNSAEATERCQDRTEMAELARRAGLPFATTRTFGSLGQLALHSTGPGLPGMPWPVVVKSRRSRKGDLVARVDDAARLRKLAGGWGQEPVVVQGFAPNNGWDHKLWAIGNRVFTALRRSELADGESSAEHAPEEPRPEWAELTLRVGEVFGLDVYGVDVIDTGEGTPLIVDVNAFPGIRGQAGAPEALAALAVRRARGNG, encoded by the coding sequence ATGAGAATCGGTCTGATCACACCGGACCCGGGGCACCCGCTGCTGGCGACGGCGGCGGAGATGCTGGGAGCCGAGCACGAGGTCCGCGTACTGGACCCGGCGGACCCCGGGGCGGCGGCGTGCGCGGCCACCGACCGCGCCGACGTGTACCTGTTGAAGGCGCGCACCCCGAGGGCGTTGGAACTGGCGCGCGAACTGGAGCGACAGGGCGCCCGGGTGGTGAACTCGGCCGAGGCCACGGAACGCTGCCAGGACCGCACCGAGATGGCGGAGTTGGCCCGACGCGCCGGGCTGCCCTTCGCCACCACGCGGACCTTCGGCTCGCTGGGTCAGCTGGCCCTGCACTCCACCGGACCGGGTCTGCCCGGAATGCCCTGGCCGGTCGTGGTCAAGAGCCGGCGAAGCCGCAAGGGCGACCTGGTGGCACGGGTCGACGACGCGGCACGGCTGCGGAAGCTGGCCGGCGGCTGGGGCCAGGAGCCGGTCGTGGTCCAGGGCTTCGCCCCCAACAACGGCTGGGACCACAAACTGTGGGCGATCGGCAACCGGGTCTTCACCGCGCTGCGCCGCTCCGAACTCGCCGACGGGGAAAGCTCCGCGGAGCACGCCCCGGAGGAACCCCGTCCGGAGTGGGCGGAACTGACCCTGCGGGTCGGCGAGGTCTTCGGCCTCGACGTGTACGGGGTGGACGTCATCGACACCGGCGAGGGCACCCCCCTGATCGTGGACGTCAACGCCTTCCCCGGCATCCGCGGCCAGGCGGGAGCCCCTGAGGCACTGGCCGCCCTGGCCGTGCGCAGGGCCCGCGGGAACGGCTGA